The proteins below come from a single Rosa rugosa chromosome 2, drRosRugo1.1, whole genome shotgun sequence genomic window:
- the LOC133728280 gene encoding uncharacterized protein LOC133728280, whose translation MQKLGFPSMRSLDQFKSLSKSVSRGPPKTFAYSSRPQESTSSGSFANLKLTAGFEEKIYIASSLRDMQGYSFDKQVKIVIVTMTLHNYIRRHAHGDRHFVRSEERKGYGSSGGIEMDDDVEEEYHGHGAQEMETIRNNITQSLMNVRNNVNI comes from the exons ATGCAGAAGCTAGGGTTTCCGAGCATGAGGAGCTTGGATCAGTTCAAGTCCCTCTCCAAATCGGTCTCAAGAGGACCTCCGAAGACCTTCGCCTACTCTTCGCGTCCGCAGGAGTCGACCTCGTCGGGAAGCTTCGCGAACTTGAAGCTCACCGCAG GTTTTGAGGAAAAGATTTATATAGCCTCATCATTAAGGGACATGCAAGGTTATTCATTTGATAAGCAAGTGAAGATTGTCATTGTCACCATGACACTTCATAATTATATACGGAGACATGCACATGGTGATAGACATTTTGTCCGCAGTGAAGAAAGAAAAGGTTATGGGTCAAGTGGTGGGATAGAAATGgatgatgatgtagaagaaGAATATCATGGTCACGGTGCACAAGAAATGGAAACAATAAGAAATAACATTACTCAAAGTTTGATGAATGTGCGTAATAACGTGAACATTTGA